Genomic window (Flavobacteriales bacterium):
CGGGTCATGATATGTTCCCTGGGGCCTCGTCATTGCCCAGGCTGCCCATTACGTCCTCCGCCAACTTGGACAGGTCCACTTTCTCGCGCCGCATCTGCGCGTAGCCGGCCTTGCTCCACACTTCCACCCGGTCGCCGAGTCCCACGAGCTTCAGTTCCTTGCCCAGCTTCGGTTCGTCCATCAGGGCCTTGGGTAGCAGTAACCGTCCACTGCCGTCCAGTTCCAGATGCGTGGCCCCGGCCGTGAAGCGCCGTATGAACTCCATGTTCTTCCCCACGAAGCGGTTCAACCTGCCGAGCATGCGGTTGGTACTGTCCCACACCTGCTGCGGATAGAGGACCAGGCAGGGCTGGAAGACGTCGCGATTGATCACGAAGCCCTGCGAGAGTGAATCCGCGACCTGCTTCTTCAACCCGCTGGGCAGAACTAGGCGCCCCTTGGCGTCCAGCCGCACATCGTATTCCCCGAGCAGGTTGAGCATTCGTGTTCATCGTGGGTGCGTTGGCCGCGAAAGTAGGAGCCTCACTCCACTTTGCTCCCTATAACCCCACTTTGTTCAAAACTATTGTTTTCTGCGGCTATTTCAACGATCTATTTCACTCCAAAAGCGTTCAAATATAAAGGAAAATCAACTAGTGGAGCAAAGTGGGGCAAATTTTCGATCGGATCTTCAGAAAGAGGGTATGTGGAAAACCTCGCTGGTGCTCCTCACCATCCCGGATCCTCCGGGTGCAGCGATCTTGGATCCGGCTGTGGATCAGCCAGCCCTGCGATGTTCGATGAACCATACGGCCCTGCCCCGTCGGACATTGAACCGTCCGTTAACATCACCCCGCAGGCCCGTAGATCCGGGCACTATCCCTTGTGCCCTACATTTGGGCATCCACGAGCAAGCATGGCGCAAGAGATGAAGGAGGCGGGGGAATTCCGGTACATCGACGTGGGCGAAGGCCCTCCATTGCTGTTCCTGCACGGTCTTTTCGGTGCGCTCAGCAACTTCGAGGAGACCATTGCACACTTCTCGGGCCGCTACCGGGTGTTGATGCCGATGCTCCCGCTCTATTCCTTGCCGGTACTCAATACCAATGTGAAGGCCCTGGCGGAATTTCTCCGGCGCTTCATCCGGCACCTCGACCTTTCGGGGATCAACCTCCTGGGAAATTCGTTGGGTGGCCATGTGGCCTTGGTCTATGCCAGCACGCACCCGGAAACCGTACGCTCATTGACCCTCACCGGCAGCAGTGGTCTATATGAGAATGCCTTCGGCGGCGGCTTCCCGCGCCGCGAGGACAAGGAGTTCATCCGCAAGAAAGTCGCCGTGACCTTCTACGACCCCAAGTTCGCGACGGACGAGCTGGTGGACGAATGCTTTGTGACGGTGAACGACCGCGCGAAATTGATCCGCATCCTATCATTGGCCAAGAGCGCGATCCGCCACAACATGGCCGCAGAGCTACCGAAATTGAAGATGCCCGTCTGCCTCATCTGGGGCAAGCAGGATCAGATAACCCCGCCGCACGTGGCCGAGGAATTCCACGAATTGATCCCGAAGAACGAACTGTTCTGGATCGATCGGTGCGGACATGCCGCCATGATGGAACGGCCGGCGGAGTTCAATGCCATCCTGGACGGATGGCTCGGGAAGACATTGACCACGTAATGGAAAACCTCAAAGCCGAGCACCTCGGCAGCGGTCGCGAGGCGGCTCACTGGCCCAAGCCGAGCCTGCCTGAGTATGCATTCATCGGACGAAGCAATGTGGGCAAGAGCTCGTTGATCAATATGCTCGTGGGCATCCATCGCTTGGCCCGCGTGAGCAACACCCCCGGCCGCACGCGCAACGTGGAGCATTTCCGGGTGGAAGCCCTGAAAGGCAAAGGCCAGGCCTGGATGCTCGCCGATCTGCCCGGATATGGCTTCGCAAAAACAAGCAAAGCGGAGCGCGCCCTATGGCAGGGAATGATCCGCACCTACCTGCGCGAACGCGAGAACTTGCAATGCGTCTTCCTGCTCGTGGACGTTCGTCACGATCCCCAGCAGAACGACCTGGAGATGATCCAGTGGCTCGGCGACGAACAGATCCCCTTCGTCGTTCTTTTCACCAAGAGCGACAAACTGAAGCAGCCCTCCATCGTCAGCAATATCGCACTCTTCAAGAGGACCTTGAAGAAGACTTGGGAGACGTTGCCACACCTGATCATTACTTCTGCGGAGAACGGCAAGGGACGCGATGAGGTACTCGCCTTTATCATGGACGTGAATTTGCGCTGGGGTGTTTAGTTGTCAGTTGTCCGTTGTCAGGACTTTTGGCCAGTCCGTCGTGGCTTTTGGCTTCACACCTCCGTGGCCCAAGCGGCCAAATGCACAGGCCAAGCGCGAAAGACTCCGCGCCCGCCTGACAACTGACAACGGACAACTACTTCTTACCCAGATCCGGCAACATGTGCTCGGAGAAATAGCCCGCGAAATCGCGCATCTGCGCCGCCATTTTGTTCTCGTTGGTGGCCCGCTCGAAGGTGTCGGCAAGCGTGAGGATGTTCTGGTGGAAGAAGGCCTTCATCTCGTCAGTGGTCATCTCCTTCGTCCACAGGTCGATGCGCATGGTATTGAGCTCCTTCTCGTCCCATAGCGAAAGAAGCACTGCTTTGCAGTCCCCTCCCGCGTCGTGGTCGTCCGCCTCCCATTGGATGCGCTCAGGTACCTTGTTCTCGTCCAGCTGGACCGAGATCTTGATCTTGGATGTATCAGCCATGGTGTATTTCAATAGTTCGGGTCAACGGGGTTTGTAGGTCTTCAATATCGCTTGCGCGTCGCGCATCGCGAAAAGTTCCGCAAAGGTGATCTTCGGGTGGGCATTCATGTAGCTCTTGACCATCCTGTAGCCGATCCACTCCCCGAGGTGGCCGGGGCTTTCATGCCGAAAGCCCGGCGTGAACGGACCGTCGTTCATGAAGCGGTCGATCTCCTTGGGATCCTTGGAATACAGCAGTTCCTTGCTCACGATCTCTTTCCAGATGTTGAACTCATTGTCCTCACACCATTTCAACTGTTTGGGGGCGAATGCGAACTTCAATGTGGCGTCGGTCCCGGGCAACAAGGCGTCCAGCAGGGCCATCACCTTTCCGATGACCACGAAATTCGTCAGCAGGTCCTCATCCCTTACATCCCGTGTGTAGTGCACTTGCAGCCAGCCCTTCACCACACTGGGCGCCAACATCTCAGGGCGCATGCGGTCTTTGCGGTACTGCGGAAAAACATCCGGCGACAAGTAGCCCACCACCCGGCTATCCTTGCCCACGAACCATTCCACGCCGAAGCCCAGCACGCTGTCCGTGGGCAGTACGCCGTAGTTGAAGCCGGAGTTGAACGCGATGATGCGCGGTGTGAGGCTGTCAGGGAAGTACTCCTTCAGGTGCCCGAACGCTTCATTGAACTCGGCCTCCTGCTTGCCCATGTCGCCCAGTACGCTGTCCGCAGTGCGTTGGACATTGCTCCAATCGGGATCATGCACGAAGCGGGAAAGCGCCAGCGGCAATCGCGGATCATCGAACGGCGCAGCTTGGAGGACGCGCTCCACGTACAATTTGTAGAACTCACCGTAGTCCGCATACAGACGTAGGTTGAAGTTGCCCGCCGTGTCATCGACCGATCGGAAAAGGTCCTGGTCCAAGCGCTCGATCTTGATGTGCGTTTCCGCCGACTTGGAAAGGCCCGAACGGCCCTCGCCTCCACCGCATGCGAGAAGGGACGAGAGAACAATACACCCCATGGCGTTGTTCACGTAGTTCACCCCGCTCTTACCTTTGCCCATCATTCAACCAGCCCGCAAACCTATGAAGAAGGTCTCCGCAATTCTCTGTGCTCTTGCATTGGTCGTATCCAGCGCATCCGCACAGGACAAGTCCGTCCGCTTCGGCATCAAGTTCGCCCCGAACCTCGGTTTCTTCCACCCGGACACCAAGGAGCTGAAGAACGACGGTGTCCGCTTCGGCTACACCTTCGGCCTCATGGGCGATTTCATGATGGGCGCCAACCAGAACTATGCCGTCTCCACCGGTCTCTTCCTCAATAACGTGGGCGGAAAGACCACCTTCCCGTACGGCAACGAGAACCTGCTCACCGAATCGAAATACCAATACATCGAAGTGCCCATCACCCTGAAGTTGAAGACCAACGAGATCGGTTACATGACCTATTACGGCCAGATCGGCTTCGGTGCGGCCTTCAACATTGCAGCCAAGTCGGACTTTGACTGGCCGGACAGTACCGGCAAAGTGGTGCGTTTCTCAGGTGAGAAGATCACGGACAAGACCAATCTGTTCAAGGCCTCCCTGATCGTAGGCGCAGGGTTGGAGTTCAACTTCAGCGGCAATACCTCGGCGATGATCGGTGTCACATACAACAATGGTTTCACCAATATTCTCAAAGACAAAAAGGTACCCGTTGGTACTGAGGAAAGGGAATTGAGGGCGAAGCAGAACTACATCGAACTTTCGTTGGGGGTGTTCTTCTGATCGGTAACCACTGCCGCAGAAGCCCCGTTCTTCTCCCTCGTACCCTGAGCTTGTCGAAGGGGGGAGAAGAACGGGGCTTTCTTTGCACATCGCCTTTGCCCAATGCGCTTCGGCGGACCAAGTATGCTGAACGCGGAACGCACCATCGACCACATCACGGACTGGCTGCGTGATTACTGCACGGCCAACAAGCAGCGCGGCTTTGTCATCGGTATCAGCGGCGGCATCGACAGTGCGGTCACCAGTACGCTTTGCGCACGCACGGGCCTGCCGCTGCTCTGCGTGGAGATGCCGATCCATCAGTCGGAAAACCAGGTGCAGCGGGCGCTTGACCACATCGCATGGCTGCATGAACGGTATCCGGATGTTTCCATGGAACGTGTGCAGCTCACGCCGGTCTTTGATGCACTGGTGAAGGAACTGCGCTCGCACGAGGATCCGGCCTTGCTCTCCCTTTCGCTCGCGAACACCCGCGCCCGCTTGCGCATGACCACGCTCTACTACTTCGCTAGCATCGAACACCTTCTTGTAGCCGGCACAGGCAACAAGGTGGAGGACTTCGGCGTGGGCTTCTACACCAAATACGGCGATGGCGGCGTCGATCTTTCACCCATCGCGGACCTCACCAAGACCGAGGTTTTCGCCCTGGCCAAGGCCCTCGGCATTATCGAAAGCATCCAGCAGGCCAAGCCGACCGACGGCCTCTTCGGCGACGACCGCAGCGACGAGGACCAATTAGGCGCGAGCTATCCGGAACTGGAATGGGCCATGGCGCTGCGCGATGCGGGTGCTTCAGTGAACGCGGAGGAACTCACCGAACGCCAGCGCCAAGTACTCGCTATCTATGATCGGCTGCACGCGGTAAATGCGCACAAATGGCGGCCGATACCGGTTTGTGTGATACCGGAGGGGTTGCGGGGGTAGGGCTCACCCGATCGTCCACACATTCTCCCCGCGCAGCAGCGCGTCGAGGTCGCCGTCGCCTTTCTTCTGCTTGGCCAAGGCCATCTGGGCGTTCATCTTCGTCTCGTGCGTCTGGCGCTCGTTGACGTAGAACACGCCAAAGGGTCGGGGCAGTGCATCCGTTTTACGCGGATCATCAAAGAGGCGCACGAGGATACTGGCCTTGAACAAGTCACGCTCGTCGTGGACCCAGAGGTCCTCCACGGAGGCTTCACCCGCTGCGAGGTCCACCACCACGGGGGTCATGCCATCGAGCTTGATGCCCTTGGTGCCGTTGCCGAAAAGCATCGGCTTGCCGTGTTCCACGAAGAGGGTGTGGGCGGCCTTGCTGGCTTTTTCCGTGAAGACCTCGAAGGCGCCGTCGTTGAAGACGTTGCAGTTCTGGTAGATCTCCAATATGCTTGTGCCGCGATGGGCATCGGCCCGCAGCAGCATCTCGCGCAGATGTTTGGGGTCGCGGTCCATACTGCGCGCGATGA
Coding sequences:
- the nadE gene encoding NAD(+) synthase, whose translation is MNAERTIDHITDWLRDYCTANKQRGFVIGISGGIDSAVTSTLCARTGLPLLCVEMPIHQSENQVQRALDHIAWLHERYPDVSMERVQLTPVFDALVKELRSHEDPALLSLSLANTRARLRMTTLYYFASIEHLLVAGTGNKVEDFGVGFYTKYGDGGVDLSPIADLTKTEVFALAKALGIIESIQQAKPTDGLFGDDRSDEDQLGASYPELEWAMALRDAGASVNAEELTERQRQVLAIYDRLHAVNAHKWRPIPVCVIPEGLRG
- a CDS encoding PorT family protein, with the translated sequence MKKVSAILCALALVVSSASAQDKSVRFGIKFAPNLGFFHPDTKELKNDGVRFGYTFGLMGDFMMGANQNYAVSTGLFLNNVGGKTTFPYGNENLLTESKYQYIEVPITLKLKTNEIGYMTYYGQIGFGAAFNIAAKSDFDWPDSTGKVVRFSGEKITDKTNLFKASLIVGAGLEFNFSGNTSAMIGVTYNNGFTNILKDKKVPVGTEERELRAKQNYIELSLGVFF
- a CDS encoding YihA family ribosome biogenesis GTP-binding protein, which produces MENLKAEHLGSGREAAHWPKPSLPEYAFIGRSNVGKSSLINMLVGIHRLARVSNTPGRTRNVEHFRVEALKGKGQAWMLADLPGYGFAKTSKAERALWQGMIRTYLRERENLQCVFLLVDVRHDPQQNDLEMIQWLGDEQIPFVVLFTKSDKLKQPSIVSNIALFKRTLKKTWETLPHLIITSAENGKGRDEVLAFIMDVNLRWGV
- the gldC gene encoding gliding motility protein GldC, translating into MADTSKIKISVQLDENKVPERIQWEADDHDAGGDCKAVLLSLWDEKELNTMRIDLWTKEMTTDEMKAFFHQNILTLADTFERATNENKMAAQMRDFAGYFSEHMLPDLGKK
- the mraZ gene encoding division/cell wall cluster transcriptional repressor MraZ, whose translation is MLNLLGEYDVRLDAKGRLVLPSGLKKQVADSLSQGFVINRDVFQPCLVLYPQQVWDSTNRMLGRLNRFVGKNMEFIRRFTAGATHLELDGSGRLLLPKALMDEPKLGKELKLVGLGDRVEVWSKAGYAQMRREKVDLSKLAEDVMGSLGNDEAPGNIS
- a CDS encoding alpha/beta fold hydrolase; the protein is MAQEMKEAGEFRYIDVGEGPPLLFLHGLFGALSNFEETIAHFSGRYRVLMPMLPLYSLPVLNTNVKALAEFLRRFIRHLDLSGINLLGNSLGGHVALVYASTHPETVRSLTLTGSSGLYENAFGGGFPRREDKEFIRKKVAVTFYDPKFATDELVDECFVTVNDRAKLIRILSLAKSAIRHNMAAELPKLKMPVCLIWGKQDQITPPHVAEEFHELIPKNELFWIDRCGHAAMMERPAEFNAILDGWLGKTLTT